In Bacillota bacterium, a single window of DNA contains:
- a CDS encoding helix-turn-helix transcriptional regulator has protein sequence MKFDFSITNRPMAIEPVALRTVYVVYADPTYDVKKKGVGNKDLIALRTTGGVGIVAIEGIGEMPVGPGTLIFFEHDKVRRYFCSGEKWDFWWFEFASGWGTKLPLNKVFFVDYVEGEAGNCNTCMELLRKNDNASLLLASATLNILLHKWLLHIESREVSNPHREAIEKVIVHIKSNMWESISVKTMADMAGLSERRFRQVFKDITGMQPKKYVDNLKIGMAEELLKNTPFSLSEISDRLGYSSQFHFSKAFKKIRGMTPSRYRRINKQEISKQEISKHIYKF, from the coding sequence ATGAAATTTGATTTTTCAATAACCAACAGGCCAATGGCAATAGAACCCGTAGCTCTGAGGACAGTATATGTAGTATATGCCGACCCTACCTACGATGTAAAGAAGAAGGGAGTTGGAAATAAAGATTTGATAGCTTTAAGGACAACAGGAGGAGTGGGGATAGTAGCTATTGAAGGGATTGGAGAAATGCCTGTAGGGCCTGGTACTCTTATCTTTTTTGAGCATGATAAGGTGAGACGTTATTTTTGTAGTGGTGAAAAATGGGATTTCTGGTGGTTTGAGTTTGCTTCAGGTTGGGGGACAAAGTTACCCTTGAACAAGGTTTTTTTTGTTGACTATGTGGAAGGTGAAGCCGGCAATTGTAATACTTGCATGGAGCTTCTCAGGAAAAATGATAATGCATCCCTTTTATTAGCTTCAGCCACTTTAAATATATTGCTTCATAAATGGCTGTTGCATATAGAAAGCAGGGAAGTCAGCAACCCTCACCGGGAGGCTATTGAAAAAGTGATAGTACATATAAAATCTAATATGTGGGAAAGTATTTCGGTAAAAACCATGGCAGATATGGCAGGATTGAGTGAACGAAGGTTCCGGCAGGTTTTTAAAGATATTACCGGAATGCAGCCTAAAAAGTATGTAGATAACCTCAAGATAGGCATGGCTGAAGAATTGCTGAAAAACACCCCTTTTTCCCTATCCGAGATATCGGACCGGCTTGGATATTCCAGCCAGTTCCATTTTAGTAAGGCTTTTAAGAAAATCCGGGGAATGACCCCTTCACGGTATAGGAGGATTAACAAGCAGGAAATTAGCAAGCAGGAAATTAGCAAGCACATTTACAAATTCTAA
- a CDS encoding undecaprenyldiphospho-muramoylpentapeptide beta-N-acetylglucosaminyltransferase, which produces MAKIILTGGGTAGHVTPNMALIPELRKLNFDIYYIGTKTGIEKKLIEDMEVEYFPITAGKLRRYFDLENLTDTARILKGLWQSMKIIRKIKPDIIFSKGGFVATPVVWAAYLSKIPIVIHESDITPGLANRLSIPFADKICYAFPETAKYVDKYVKKNKACMTGIPIRNELFTGDANVGRKMCSFTAEKPVLLIMGGSQGSRFINDVVRAGLKELLFAFQLCHICGKGAVDNTLLGLKGYKQFEYVTKEQPHLFAMSDVIVSRAGATTLFELLALKKPNLLIPLSKRASRGDQILNAESFREKGFSYVLREEDLNPSVLLETALNVYKERRAIINRMKASNLGNGTMKVIEVILDQLGKQ; this is translated from the coding sequence GTGGCAAAGATTATTTTAACAGGCGGCGGTACTGCCGGTCATGTTACGCCCAATATGGCACTTATCCCTGAATTAAGGAAATTAAATTTTGATATTTATTACATAGGTACTAAAACAGGAATTGAAAAAAAACTTATTGAGGATATGGAAGTTGAATATTTCCCTATTACTGCGGGTAAATTGAGAAGGTATTTTGATCTTGAAAATTTGACAGATACAGCACGGATTCTAAAAGGTTTGTGGCAGTCTATGAAGATAATAAGGAAAATAAAGCCGGACATTATATTCAGTAAGGGAGGCTTTGTAGCAACGCCTGTAGTATGGGCAGCTTACTTATCTAAAATTCCTATTGTCATCCATGAATCAGATATAACACCCGGGTTGGCAAACAGGTTGTCTATTCCCTTTGCTGATAAAATATGCTATGCTTTCCCGGAAACAGCGAAGTATGTTGATAAGTATGTTAAAAAGAATAAAGCCTGTATGACAGGTATACCCATAAGAAATGAGTTGTTTACCGGAGATGCAAATGTGGGCAGGAAGATGTGCAGTTTTACGGCGGAAAAACCGGTATTGCTTATTATGGGCGGCAGTCAAGGATCCAGGTTTATAAATGACGTAGTAAGGGCAGGATTAAAGGAACTGCTGTTTGCATTCCAGCTATGCCACATATGCGGGAAAGGAGCTGTTGACAATACTCTTCTTGGTTTGAAAGGATATAAACAGTTTGAATATGTAACTAAAGAACAGCCCCATTTGTTTGCAATGTCGGATGTGATTGTATCGAGGGCCGGAGCTACAACCTTGTTTGAGCTTCTGGCATTAAAAAAGCCTAATCTTCTTATACCATTATCAAAGAGGGCAAGTAGAGGTGACCAGATATTAAATGCAGAGTCGTTTAGAGAAAAGGGATTTAGTTATGTTTTGCGGGAAGAAGATTTAAATCCTTCTGTTCTACTGGAAACTGCTTTAAATGTTTATAAAGAAAGAAGAGCAATAATCAATAGGATGAAAGCCAGCAATTTGGGAAATGGGACCATGAAGGTTATTGAAGTGATTTTGGACCAGTTAGGAAAACAATGA